A stretch of Lathyrus oleraceus cultivar Zhongwan6 chromosome 6, CAAS_Psat_ZW6_1.0, whole genome shotgun sequence DNA encodes these proteins:
- the LOC127098336 gene encoding protein CHROMATIN REMODELING 20 has protein sequence MEGITEDEVIDVESASDGSVNDDSDNEGSLPSEVDDELHLEEPLTEAEIEDLISELLEVESKAAEAQETLEEESLAKVESEVRQELKQTLKGDDLETAVADEMATFKDEWEAVLDDLETESSHLLEQLDGAGIELPSLYKLIERDAPNVCRTEAWKKRNHWVGSQATTEIATSVSDAEKYLQINRPVRRRHGKLLEEGASGFLQKKISPETQEPGKKETEGGWDAFNKIISDGSGIDASFGSKTWASVYLASTPQQAALMGLEFPGVHEVEEIDDVDGNSMDPFVAAAVANERELELSEEQNRHFKKVNEEDDAIVDRKLQIRLKHRRHQKKSKLRETSTPIQSMESNVQKPSSVDQFNLDRKEGSRVEGEVVYDNNKVEHLNMEADKIKGFDASFHVDNETPMGDDNLSDPPKSSLGDVIEQRGTKRPNDGELDADNKKYRTDIIISDDDIPVSSSGSSDSDSSDDSDDSDSDSDSEIAPVSISTKRRRKKKIRRILDDTELGEETKKKIAIEKERQERLKSLRVQFSASSFDKSSAGCNGSSSEGASVEILGDALAGYIVNVVREKGEEAVRIPPSISAKLKTHQITGIRFMWENIIQSIRKVKSGDKGLGCILAHTMGLGKTFQVIAFLYTAMRSVDLGLRTALIVTPVNVLHNWRMEFIKWAPSELKRLKVFMLEDVSRDRRAQLLAKWRAKGGVFLIGYTAFRNLSFGKNAKDRETAREICHALQDGPDILVCDEAHIIKNTKAEVTHALKQVKCQRRIALTGSPLQNNLMEYYCMVDFVREGFLGSSHEFRNRFQNPIENGQHTNSTLTDVKIMNQRSHILYEELKGFVQRMDMNVVKKDLPPKTVFVLTVKLSPLQRKLYKRFLDVHGFTDVRENHEKLRKRSFFAGYQALARIWNHPGILQLTKEDKDCVRPEDAVENFLVDDISSDENSDSNVLAGEKLKQTNDLLQKKDGDGFFIKGWWKDILHGKIYKELDQSGKMVLLIDILTMSSDVGDKVLVFSQSIPTLDLIELYLSRLPRRGKRGKMWKKGKDWYRLDGRTESSERQKLVERFNEPLNKRVKCTLISTRAGSLGINLHAANRVVIVDGSWNPTYDLQAIYRAWRYGQKKPVFAYRLLAHGTMEEKIYKRQVTKEGLAARVVDRQQVHRTISKEEMLHLFEFGDDENPETLAELSKYDGLTCEQNNPILAGDSLKHTVPHSNGNGYSDKLMESLLGKHHPRWIANYHLHESLLQENEEEKLSKEEQDMAWEVYRKSLEWEEVQRVPLGESVPDQKEEVPKEEHNESEDFCISTKLRNRFTTRQCTNLAHLLTLRSQGIRFGSSTVCGECAQEIRWDNLKKK, from the exons ATGGAGGGAATAACTGAAGATGAAGTGATAGATGTTGAGAGTGCTTCTGATGGTTCTGTAAATGACGATTCAGACAATGAGGGATCTTTGCCTTCTGAAGTTGATGACGAACTGCATCTTGAG GAACCTCTAACTGAGGCGGAAATAGAAGACCTTATTTCTGAGCTGTTAGAAGTGGAGAGTAAG GCTGCGGAGGCCCAAGAAACTCTTGAAGAAGAATCTCTTGCTAAAGTGGAGAGTGAAGTTAGACAAGAATTGAAGCAAACTCTAAAGGGGGATGAT CTGGAAACTGCTGTTGCTGATGAGATGGCTACTTTTAAAGACGAGTGGGAAGCTGTTCTGGATGACCTTGAAACTGAAAGTTCCCACTTACTG GAACAACTTGATGGGGCTGGAATTGAGCTCCCAAGCCTTTATAAGTTGATTGAAAGAGACGCTCCAAATGTTTGTCGCACTGAAGCATGGAAAAAGCGGAATCATTGGGTTGGGTCTCAGGCAACTACTGAAATTGCTACATCAGTTTCTGACGCTGAGAAATATCTACAAATAAACAGACCTGTTAGAAG GCGACATGGAAAATTATTGGAAGAGGGTGCTAGCGGCTTTCTCCAAAAAAAAATTTCTCCGGAAACCCAGGAACCTGGAAAAAAAGAAACCGAGGGGGGCTGGGATGCGTTCAATAAAATAATTTCTGATGGGAGTGGTATTGATGCCTCATTTGGAAGTAAGACCTGGGCTTCTGTTTACTTGGCCAGTACTCCACAGCAAGCTGCCTTAATGGGACTCGAATTTCCTGGAGTTCATGAG GTGGAGGAAATTGATGATGTTGATGGCAATTCTATGGATCCATTTGTTGCAGCAGCCGTTGCAAATGAAAGAGAATTAGAACTTTCTGAAGAGCAAAATCGACATTTTAAAAAG GTCAACGAAGAGGATGATGCAATTGTTGATAGGAAGCTTCAAATACGTTTGAAACATAGGAGGCATCAAAAGAAAAGTAAACTG CGAGAAACAAGCACACCTATCCAGTCGATGGAGAGCAATGTACAGAAGCCTTCATCCGTCGATCAATTTAATCTTGATAGGAAGGAAGGATCTCGAGTTGAAGGGGAAGTTGTGTATGACAATAACAAGGTTGAACATTTGAATATGGAGGCTGATAAAATTAAAGGTTTTGATGCCAGTTTTCATGTTGACAATGAAACGCCTATGGGAGATGATAATTTGTCAGATCCTCCCAAATCTTCACTGGGTGATGTTATTGAACAGAGAGGAACCAAGCGTCCAAATGATGGTGAGCTTGATGCTGATAACAAGAAGTACCGGACTGATATCATCATCAGCGACGATGATATACCCGTTTCCAGTTCTGGCAGTAGTGATTCAGATAGTTCAGACGATTCAGATGAttcagattcagattcagatTCAGAGATAGCACCGGTTTCAATAAG CACTAAACGAAGACGCAAAAAAAAGATTAGGAGGATACTTGATGACACTGAATTAGGAGAAGAGACAAAAAAGAAAATAGCCATTGAAAAG GAACGTCAAGAACGCCTGAAATCTTTGAGAGTACAGTTTTCtgcttcatcatttgacaaaagCTCGGCTGGCTGTAATGGAAGTTCATCTGAAGGTGCAAGCGTTGAAATTCTTGGTGATGCACTGGCAGGTTATATAGTCAATGTTGTGAGAGAAAAAGGTGAAGAAGCGGTTAGAATACCACCGAGCATTTCAGCTAAGCTGAAGACCCATCAG ATTACTGGAATAAGATTCATGTGGGAAAATATAATACAGTCAATCAGAAAAGTTAAGTCTGGAGATAAAGGTCTAGGGTGTATTCTAGCTCATACCATGGGCCTTGGTAAAACATTTCAG GTCATAGCTTTCTTGTATACGGCAATGAGAAGTGTTGATTTGGGTTTAAGAACTGCACTTATAGTCACACCTGTCAATGTGCTACACAATTGGCGGATGGAGTTCATCAAATGGGCACCATCAGAATTAAAGCGACTCAAGGTCTTCATGCTGGAAGATGTATCAAG AGATAGGAGGGCACAATTGCTTGCAAAATGGAGAGCAAAAGGTGGTGTATTCTTAATTGGCTATACCGCTTTCCGGAATTTGTCTTTTGGAAAGAACGCGAAAGACCGGGAGACAGCCCGAGAAATTTGTCATGCTTTGCAG GACGGCCCAGACATTCTTGTGTGTGACGAAGCCCATATCATAAAAAATACTAAGGCTGAAGTTACTCATGCCTTAAAACAAGTAAAGTGCCAGAGAAGAATTGCGCTTACAGGATCACCTCTTCAAAATAATCTCATGGAATATTATTGT ATGGTTGATTTTGTACGAGAAGGTTTTCTTGGAAGCAGTCATGAATTTAGAAATCG CTTCCAAAATCCTATAGAGAATGGTCAACACACTAATTCCACTCTGACTGATGTAAAAATTATGAACCAAAGGTCTCACATCCTCTATGAAGAATTAAAAGGCTTTGTCCAAAGAATGGACATGAATGTTGTAAAGAAAGACCTACCACCCAAAACTGTTTTCGTGCTAACAGTCAAGCTTTCTCCCTTACAAAGAAAATTGTACAAGAGATTTCTTGATGTGCACGGGTTCACTGATGTCAGGGAAAATCATGAAAAGTTAAGAAAGAGGAGTTTTTTTGCTGGGTACCAGGCATTGGCTCGG ATATGGAACCACCCTGGGATCTTGCAATTGACAAAAGAAGACAAGGACTGTGTAAGACCTGAAGATGCTGTCGAGAATTTCCTTGTTGATGATATCTCAAGTGATGAAAATTCCGATTCTAATGTACTTGCTGGAG AGAAATTGAAGCAAACAAATGATTTGCTGCAAAAGAAGGATGGTGATGGCTTCTTCATAAAG GGCTGGTGGAAAGATATTCTTCATGGAAAAATTTATAAAGAGCTTGATCAAAGTGGCAAAATGGTTTTGCTAATTGATATACTTACGATGAGTTCTGATGTGGGTGATAAAGTGCTGGTTTTTAGTCAGAGCATACCAACCCTAGACCTCATAGAACTTTATCTCTCAAGACTACCACGACGTGGCAAACGAGGGAAGATGTGGAAGAAGGGAAAAGATTGGTATAG GCTGGATGGAAGAACAGAGAGCTCAGAAAGACAGAAGCTTGTTGAGAGATTTAATGAGCCTTTGAATAAAAGGGTAAAATGCACATTAATTTCAACCAGAGCAGGCTCTTTGGGTATTAATCTTCATGCAGCTAACCGCGTTGTTATAGTTGATGGTTCTTGGAATCCAACATATGATCTTCAGGCTATATATCGAGCTTGGAG GTATGGGCAGAAAAAGCCCGTGTTTGCTTATCGGTTGCTGGCTCATGGAACTATGGAAGAGAAAATATACAAGCGACAG GTTACAAAAGAGGGGCTTGCTGCTAGAGTGGTAGATCGACAACAGGTGCATAGAACCATATCTAAAGAAGAAATGCTGCATCTCTTTGAGTTTGGTGATGACGAGAATCCTGAGACTTTGGCTGAACTAAGTAAATATGATGGGCTTACTTGTGAACAAAATAATCCGATTTTGGCTGGGGATTCTCTGAAACATACTGTACCACATTCAAATGGAAACGGCTATTCTGACAAGTTAATGGAAAGCTTACTGGGCAAGCATCATCCCCG GTGGATTGCCAATTATCATTTACATGAGTCCCTGTTACAAGAAAACGAAGAGGAAAAACTGTCGAAAGAAGAGCAAGATATGGCTTGGGAGGTGTATCGCAAATCGCTGGAGTGGGAAGAAGTTCAGAGAGTACCGCTCGGTGAGTCTGTGCCTGATCAAAAGGAAGAAGTGCCAAAGGAAGAACACAATGAATCAGAAGATTTCTGCATTTCAACTAAGCTGAGGAATCGTTTCACAACACGTCAATGCACCAATCTTGCGCACTTACTGACACTTAGAAGTCAGGGAATTAGATTTGGGAGCAGCACAGTCTGCGGCGAATGTGCCCAGGAGATAAGGTGGGATAACTTAAAGAAGAAATAG